In one window of Gossypium arboreum isolate Shixiya-1 chromosome 4, ASM2569848v2, whole genome shotgun sequence DNA:
- the LOC108458153 gene encoding tyrosine-protein phosphatase DSP3 isoform X1 codes for MGFIVEGDESGDVVLEPPPNFSMVEEGIFRSGFPRPCNFAFLQTLNLRSIIYLCPEPYPEENLEFLRSHNIRLFQFGIEGKTEPSLASLKDAIRGALKILIDVRNHPVLIHCKRGKVVQIQLLNVSFACGTELIKHRTGCLVGCLRKLQNWCLSSVFEEYQHFAGMKSRSADLRFIETFDIVCLRQCLHSIIYQYQGYGSKKRRLLYGEECTETPNNFDMNEESAHNINGRNSQFSLMV; via the exons ATGGGGTTCATTGTCGAAGGAGATGAGAGTGGCGACGTCGTTCTGGAGCCGCCACCTAATTTTTCGATGGTGGAAGAAGGCATTTTCAGATCTGGTTTCCCTCGACCCTGCAATTTCGCCTTCTTACAAACCCTAAATCTTCGATCCATCAT ATACTTGTGCCCAGAGCCTTATCCTGAGGAAAATTTGGAGTTCCTTCGATCGCATAATATCCGGCTTTTCCAGTTCGGGATCGAGGGGAAAACG GAGCCTTCTCTTGCTTCACTCAAGGATGCCATTAGAGGGGCTCTCAAGATCTTAATTG ATGTGAGAAATCATCCTGTTTTGATCCATTGCAAACGTGGAAAGGTAGTCCAAATTCAGCTATTAAATGTTAGCTTTGCTTGTGGAACTGAATTAATAAAG CATCGCACGGGTTGCCTTGTTGGTTGCTTGAGGAAATTGCAGAATTGGTGCTTGTCATCAGTGTTTGAGGAGTACCAACATTTTGCAGGCATGAAATCCAGGAGTGCTGATTTGAGATTTATAGAAACATTTGACATCGTATGCCTCAGGCAGTGTCTTCACAGCATCATATATCAGTACCAAGGATATGGTTCGAAAAAGAGGCGGTTGCTTTACGGTGAAGAGTGTACAGAAACCCCAAATAACTTCGATATGAATGAAGAATCGGCACATAACATTAACGGAAGGAATTCACAATTCTCTTTAATGGTTtga
- the LOC108458153 gene encoding tyrosine-protein phosphatase DSP3 isoform X2: MGFIVEGDESGDVVLEPPPNFSMVEEGIFRSGFPRPCNFAFLQTLNLRSIIYLCPEPYPEENLEFLRSHNIRLFQFGIEGKTEPSLASLKDAIRGALKILIDVRNHPVLIHCKRGKHRTGCLVGCLRKLQNWCLSSVFEEYQHFAGMKSRSADLRFIETFDIVCLRQCLHSIIYQYQGYGSKKRRLLYGEECTETPNNFDMNEESAHNINGRNSQFSLMV, from the exons ATGGGGTTCATTGTCGAAGGAGATGAGAGTGGCGACGTCGTTCTGGAGCCGCCACCTAATTTTTCGATGGTGGAAGAAGGCATTTTCAGATCTGGTTTCCCTCGACCCTGCAATTTCGCCTTCTTACAAACCCTAAATCTTCGATCCATCAT ATACTTGTGCCCAGAGCCTTATCCTGAGGAAAATTTGGAGTTCCTTCGATCGCATAATATCCGGCTTTTCCAGTTCGGGATCGAGGGGAAAACG GAGCCTTCTCTTGCTTCACTCAAGGATGCCATTAGAGGGGCTCTCAAGATCTTAATTG ATGTGAGAAATCATCCTGTTTTGATCCATTGCAAACGTGGAAAG CATCGCACGGGTTGCCTTGTTGGTTGCTTGAGGAAATTGCAGAATTGGTGCTTGTCATCAGTGTTTGAGGAGTACCAACATTTTGCAGGCATGAAATCCAGGAGTGCTGATTTGAGATTTATAGAAACATTTGACATCGTATGCCTCAGGCAGTGTCTTCACAGCATCATATATCAGTACCAAGGATATGGTTCGAAAAAGAGGCGGTTGCTTTACGGTGAAGAGTGTACAGAAACCCCAAATAACTTCGATATGAATGAAGAATCGGCACATAACATTAACGGAAGGAATTCACAATTCTCTTTAATGGTTtga